In Halopseudomonas nanhaiensis, a single window of DNA contains:
- a CDS encoding DUF2388 domain-containing protein: MKPLSLVVLCLLGFASAASASSFVGTTDTIGASLANTVEGTTNITSSAANDKVVLEARTDAASFVASRGEVRGVRLEAALNHIRATQPRLEASDMQLAEAILAL, encoded by the coding sequence ATGAAACCACTCTCTCTCGTCGTCCTGTGTCTGCTGGGATTCGCATCCGCAGCGTCCGCCAGCAGTTTTGTTGGTACTACCGATACGATCGGTGCCTCCCTGGCCAATACAGTCGAAGGGACCACCAACATCACTTCCTCGGCCGCCAATGACAAGGTGGTGCTCGAAGCGCGGACCGATGCTGCGTCTTTTGTCGCCAGCCGGGGTGAAGTGCGTGGCGTTCGACTGGAAGCTGCGTTGAATCACATCAGAGCCACGCAGCCCCGTCTCGAGGCCAGTGACATGCAGCTGGCCGAAGCCATTCTGGCTCTTTGA
- a CDS encoding DUF4105 domain-containing protein, producing the protein MLDDSRLDDRQRRISFELITQVRQHLPPGFLSALERPVELAWSTRLPPQVIGRAGVDGRILLNRRWLSSLVVGERVDLFAARNHGSLQAELLATIIHELAHLYDRARVGPPGQQMMLRRCRWQKNSVGTVGLARQCRGNAERRHTFSDDPRLLDLAGWTEQVGGRGERFDASDQPDRSPDAYEQTSPAEFVAVNLEYFLLDPAYACRRPALHAYFARHFGWAPASLPCDQGVAFVRGGLSDDQAAVGSIDPARVYAVHYLLAEPNRNWASRWGHSMLRLVICAPGRDPGPDCLLDLDHHLVLSFRAFVNALQLSSWDGLTGEYPSRLFILPLSRVVDEYTRLELRGLQSIPLKLDAHQRAALVRQAAQLHWSYDGRYYFISNNCAVETLRLLRIGTADERLTGLESVTPVGALQLLDAQGMADPAVLDDRRAAMRAGYYFDSHRERQEAMLEVLEDELGLRFDHVEQWLEHPADARRALISQVGQRGAAALLLLEQAAHDRQVLLAQQALLSDYLSQAEALQEAGMMMQALVGKSTYFSRPAQVLDRGYGLPQPEEIAVLEREASARKLEWQALADELENRLPDLLAPERRAELEGARRNLALIAERLRALHRQNGGLTLP; encoded by the coding sequence ATGCTGGACGACTCCCGGCTGGATGATCGCCAGCGGCGGATCTCGTTCGAGCTCATCACCCAGGTACGCCAGCACCTCCCTCCCGGGTTTCTTTCCGCGCTTGAACGCCCTGTCGAACTTGCCTGGAGCACGCGGCTACCGCCTCAGGTGATTGGCCGCGCAGGGGTGGATGGCCGCATTCTGCTCAATCGTCGCTGGCTCAGCTCGCTGGTGGTCGGAGAGCGGGTCGATCTGTTCGCCGCGCGCAACCATGGCTCACTGCAGGCCGAGCTGCTGGCAACCATCATTCATGAGCTGGCGCACCTGTATGACCGCGCCCGGGTCGGCCCGCCAGGTCAGCAAATGATGTTGCGTCGGTGTCGTTGGCAGAAGAACAGTGTCGGAACGGTGGGGCTCGCGCGGCAGTGTCGCGGTAACGCCGAGCGCAGACACACCTTCAGCGACGACCCGCGGCTCCTCGATCTCGCCGGATGGACAGAACAGGTTGGAGGGCGCGGTGAGCGCTTTGATGCCTCCGACCAGCCCGATCGCAGCCCCGATGCCTATGAACAGACCAGCCCGGCAGAATTTGTCGCGGTGAATCTGGAGTACTTCCTTCTGGATCCGGCGTACGCGTGTCGCAGACCAGCTCTGCACGCGTATTTCGCTCGACATTTTGGCTGGGCGCCGGCTTCTTTGCCCTGTGATCAAGGCGTTGCGTTCGTTCGGGGTGGCCTGAGCGACGATCAGGCGGCCGTCGGCTCGATCGACCCGGCGCGGGTATATGCCGTGCATTACCTGCTGGCCGAGCCCAATCGCAACTGGGCCAGCCGCTGGGGTCACAGCATGCTGCGGCTGGTGATATGCGCCCCTGGTAGAGACCCCGGGCCCGACTGCCTTCTGGATCTGGACCATCACCTGGTGTTGTCATTTCGCGCGTTCGTCAATGCTCTGCAACTGTCCAGCTGGGACGGCCTGACGGGCGAGTATCCCTCCCGGCTGTTCATCCTTCCGCTGAGCCGGGTTGTCGACGAATACACAAGGCTTGAATTGAGAGGATTGCAGTCGATTCCATTGAAGCTGGATGCGCACCAGCGGGCCGCTCTGGTGCGACAGGCCGCTCAGCTTCACTGGAGTTACGACGGGCGCTACTACTTCATCAGCAACAACTGCGCGGTCGAGACGCTACGTTTGCTGCGTATCGGCACTGCAGATGAGCGGCTGACCGGTTTGGAAAGCGTCACCCCTGTCGGGGCGCTGCAACTGCTTGATGCGCAGGGTATGGCCGATCCGGCGGTGCTGGACGACCGTCGCGCGGCGATGCGCGCGGGCTACTATTTCGACTCCCACCGCGAGCGGCAGGAGGCGATGCTCGAGGTGCTGGAGGACGAGCTGGGCCTGCGCTTCGATCATGTCGAGCAGTGGCTGGAACACCCTGCAGACGCTCGCCGCGCGCTGATAAGCCAGGTCGGGCAGCGCGGTGCCGCCGCGCTGCTGCTGCTCGAACAGGCCGCCCATGACAGGCAGGTTTTGCTCGCTCAGCAGGCGTTGCTCTCCGACTACCTCTCCCAGGCGGAAGCGTTGCAGGAGGCCGGGATGATGATGCAGGCGCTGGTGGGTAAAAGTACGTATTTCAGTCGACCAGCGCAGGTTCTGGACAGGGGTTACGGCCTGCCACAGCCCGAGGAGATAGCCGTACTCGAGCGTGAAGCGAGCGCACGCAAGCTCGAATGGCAGGCGCTGGCAGACGAGCTGGAGAACCGGCTTCCCGATCTGCTGGCGCCGGAGCGCCGAGCCGAGCTGGAAGGCGCCCGCCGTAATCTTGCATTGATTGCTGAGAGGCTGCGTGCACTGCATCGCCAGAATGGCGGGCTGACGCTTCCCTGA
- a CDS encoding toprim domain-containing protein gives MRFQNSAKALAGSACQNSAVLAFHEALQEVFGQLDLIPKADGAIHRFDVPGDKPGRRNGWYVLYPEGIPSGKFGSWRAGTTHTWSNRNLADPLEAELLRQRSERARLQREADLARRHLAAAIHTSRLWDASLPADPHHPYLIQKRVAAYRLRQRDGVLFVPLYSNGQLANLQRIGIDGTKRFLPGGRVKGCYSPLGTLEPGQPLYLCEGWATGATIHAETGATVACAMNAGNLLAVGRELQRQYPDSKLIVAGDDDRQTAGNPGRTAATQAAAALGCGLILPPWAGAEPLDLTDFNDLANWRSAQ, from the coding sequence ATGAGATTTCAAAACAGCGCGAAGGCGTTGGCGGGATCGGCTTGCCAAAATTCGGCAGTGCTAGCTTTCCATGAGGCGTTGCAGGAAGTGTTCGGGCAGCTGGACTTGATTCCGAAGGCAGACGGCGCAATCCACCGTTTCGACGTACCCGGCGACAAGCCCGGCCGCCGTAATGGCTGGTACGTCCTTTACCCGGAAGGCATCCCGTCTGGTAAGTTCGGGAGCTGGAGAGCTGGCACTACGCACACCTGGAGCAATCGAAACCTCGCCGACCCGTTAGAGGCGGAGCTTTTGCGTCAGCGATCCGAGCGGGCAAGACTCCAGCGAGAGGCCGACCTAGCAAGGCGACACCTGGCCGCAGCAATCCATACCAGCCGCCTTTGGGACGCATCACTGCCCGCTGATCCACATCACCCTTATCTGATCCAAAAGCGCGTCGCAGCGTATCGCCTGCGTCAGCGTGACGGGGTTCTGTTTGTACCGCTATACAGCAACGGTCAGCTAGCCAATCTTCAACGCATCGGTATAGACGGGACAAAGCGATTCCTGCCCGGTGGCCGGGTAAAGGGCTGCTATTCGCCCTTAGGCACATTAGAGCCAGGCCAACCGCTTTACCTTTGCGAAGGCTGGGCAACTGGCGCAACGATCCACGCTGAAACCGGGGCCACCGTGGCCTGCGCCATGAATGCGGGCAACCTTCTGGCAGTAGGCCGAGAGCTACAGCGGCAATACCCGGACAGCAAATTGATTGTCGCGGGGGATGATGACCGCCAGACCGCAGGCAACCCCGGACGTACCGCAGCAACCCAAGCCGCCGCCGCGCTTGGTTGTGGCCTGATCTTACCACCCTGGGCAGGGGCCGAACCGCTGGACCTGACCGACTTCAACGACCTTGCCAACTGGAGGTCCGCACAATGA
- a CDS encoding helix-turn-helix transcriptional regulator, whose translation MAMQTTPTRRFIKLTEVKAYTSLSTSEIYRRIAAGTFPAQVTLGPKSVAWVESEILAWCDKLAGQRGDVA comes from the coding sequence ATGGCCATGCAAACCACACCTACCCGGCGCTTCATCAAGCTCACCGAAGTGAAGGCATACACTAGCCTTTCCACCTCCGAGATTTACAGGCGCATTGCCGCCGGTACATTTCCAGCCCAAGTCACGCTCGGCCCCAAGTCTGTGGCATGGGTTGAATCTGAAATCCTGGCCTGGTGTGACAAGCTGGCCGGTCAGCGGGGAGACGTTGCATAA
- a CDS encoding tyrosine-type recombinase/integrase — translation MAHLTGGSDLALTDSAIRTAKPKTKIYRLADANGLCLEVTPSGSKLWRYRYRFAGKAKMMALGAYPAVTLLKARQRRDAARQTLSEGIDPSEQKKATKIANKLEGITFEVLAREWFEYNAPRWAESTRSKALHYLERDLLPTIGSRQVRAVTRPELVELVRTVEARGALNVARKVRQWLHQIFRFGLASGVVEANPATDLDVVAAPPKDRRHHPNVSFSELPELLARIDTTRLNTLTRLAIRLLLLTAVRPGELRAAPWAEFDLDAATWTIPKERMKARRSHVVPLPAQAVAILRELKEITGAYRLVFPGQNDSSRPMSENTINKALRVMGYEGRQTGHGFRHLLSTELNGLGFNRDWIERQLAHGDSDGIRDTYNHANYLEQRRGMMQAWADSIDAACERNNIVTIKQRAHG, via the coding sequence ATGGCGCACCTTACAGGGGGCTCGGATTTGGCCTTAACCGACAGCGCCATTCGCACGGCGAAGCCGAAGACGAAGATTTATCGCCTAGCCGACGCCAACGGTTTGTGCCTCGAAGTGACCCCGTCAGGATCGAAGCTATGGCGCTACCGCTATCGCTTTGCCGGTAAGGCGAAGATGATGGCGCTGGGGGCTTACCCGGCAGTGACGCTCCTAAAGGCACGCCAAAGACGTGACGCGGCTCGACAGACGCTCAGCGAGGGCATAGACCCCAGTGAGCAGAAGAAAGCCACGAAAATTGCCAACAAGCTCGAAGGAATCACCTTTGAGGTACTGGCTCGCGAATGGTTTGAATACAACGCTCCTCGCTGGGCGGAAAGTACGCGATCCAAAGCCCTACACTATCTCGAACGAGATCTGCTACCCACCATAGGCTCCCGTCAGGTGAGAGCGGTAACTCGGCCCGAGCTAGTAGAACTGGTACGCACGGTAGAAGCCAGGGGCGCACTGAACGTAGCAAGGAAGGTTCGCCAGTGGTTGCACCAGATATTTAGATTCGGACTTGCATCTGGCGTAGTGGAAGCCAACCCAGCCACTGACCTGGACGTCGTAGCCGCCCCGCCGAAAGACAGACGTCACCATCCGAACGTCTCGTTTTCCGAACTGCCTGAGTTGCTGGCCAGGATCGACACGACCCGGCTGAACACGCTGACCCGCTTAGCCATTCGCTTGTTACTACTGACCGCCGTTCGCCCCGGCGAGCTTCGCGCCGCACCTTGGGCTGAGTTCGATCTTGACGCCGCCACCTGGACTATTCCAAAGGAGCGCATGAAGGCTCGACGTTCGCATGTGGTGCCACTACCTGCGCAGGCGGTTGCGATCCTGCGCGAGCTCAAGGAGATCACTGGCGCCTATCGGCTGGTCTTCCCGGGCCAGAATGACAGCTCCAGACCCATGAGCGAGAACACCATCAACAAGGCACTAAGGGTGATGGGGTATGAAGGCCGGCAGACCGGCCACGGATTCCGACATCTATTGAGCACCGAGCTAAACGGTCTAGGCTTCAACCGAGACTGGATCGAGCGCCAGCTTGCTCATGGTGACAGCGACGGCATCAGGGACACCTACAACCATGCCAACTATCTGGAGCAACGTCGGGGGATGATGCAAGCCTGGGCGGATTCGATAGACGCAGCGTGTGAGCGTAACAACATCGTGACCATCAAACAGAGAGCTCACGGTTAA
- the queA gene encoding tRNA preQ1(34) S-adenosylmethionine ribosyltransferase-isomerase QueA, with translation MRVSDFRFDLPDELIARHPLPERSASRLLCLDGPSGNTAHKQFVDLLDHLRAGDLMVFNNTRVIPARLFGRKETGGQVEILVERVLDAFRVLAHIRASKSPKPGSRILFDGEATAEMVARHDALFELRFEQPVLALMDRVGHMPLPPYIDRPDEGADRERYQTVYAERAGAVAAPTAGLHFDKPLLEAIREKGVSIAHVTLHVGAGTFQPVRVERIEDHHMHSEWLEVDEAVVEAVKACKARNGRVVAVGTTSVRSLETAARNGEIRPFAGDTDIFIYPGRPFHVVDALVTNFHLPESTLLMLVSAFAGYRETLAAYRQAVEQRYRFFSYGDAMFITRNPAATGPEDV, from the coding sequence ATGCGAGTCAGTGATTTCCGCTTCGATCTGCCCGACGAGTTGATCGCCCGGCATCCTTTGCCGGAGCGTAGTGCCAGCCGGCTGTTATGCCTGGACGGGCCCAGCGGCAATACGGCTCACAAGCAGTTTGTCGATCTGCTGGATCACCTGCGCGCCGGCGACCTGATGGTGTTCAACAATACCCGGGTGATTCCGGCGCGATTGTTCGGGCGCAAGGAAACGGGTGGCCAGGTGGAGATTCTGGTCGAGCGGGTGCTGGATGCATTTCGCGTACTGGCCCATATCAGAGCCAGCAAGTCGCCCAAGCCGGGCAGCAGGATTCTGTTCGACGGCGAGGCGACGGCCGAGATGGTAGCTCGACACGATGCACTGTTCGAACTGCGTTTCGAACAGCCGGTGCTGGCGCTGATGGACAGGGTAGGGCATATGCCCCTTCCGCCCTACATCGACCGGCCTGATGAGGGTGCCGATCGCGAGCGCTACCAGACCGTGTATGCCGAGCGTGCCGGCGCGGTGGCTGCGCCGACGGCCGGGTTGCACTTCGACAAGCCGCTGCTCGAGGCAATCCGTGAGAAGGGCGTGAGCATCGCGCATGTCACGCTGCATGTCGGGGCGGGCACCTTCCAGCCGGTACGCGTCGAGCGGATCGAAGATCACCATATGCACAGCGAGTGGCTGGAAGTCGACGAGGCTGTGGTCGAGGCGGTGAAGGCGTGCAAGGCGCGCAATGGACGTGTCGTGGCCGTGGGTACTACCAGTGTCCGCTCGCTTGAGACTGCCGCCCGAAACGGTGAGATCCGTCCCTTCGCCGGCGACACCGACATCTTCATCTACCCCGGGCGCCCCTTCCATGTAGTCGACGCGCTGGTGACCAATTTCCATCTGCCGGAGTCGACCCTGCTTATGCTGGTCTCCGCCTTCGCCGGCTACCGCGAGACACTGGCGGCCTATCGGCAGGCGGTGGAACAGCGCTACCGCTTCTTCAGTTACGGTGATGCCATGTTCATCACCCGCAATCCGGCAGCGACCGGACCCGAGGACGTTTGA
- the tgt gene encoding tRNA guanosine(34) transglycosylase Tgt → MQFELLATDGRARRGRLTFPRGVVETPAFMPVGTYGTVKGMLPRDVEAIGAQIILGNTFHLWLRPGTEVIRAHGDLHDFMQWKGPILTDSGGFQVFSLGAMRKIKEEGVYFSSPVDGAKVFMGPEESMQVQRDLGSDIVMIFDECTPYPADEDTARRSMELSLRWARRSKVAHGDNPSALFGIVQGGMHRDLRLRSLEGLNEIGFDGLAIGGLSVGEPKEEMIRVLDFLPPHMPADKPRYLMGVGKPEDLVEGVRRGVDMFDCVMPTRNARNGHLFTDAGVVKIRNATHRHDTSPLDSSCDCYTCQNFSRGYLHHLDKCGEMLGSMLNTIHNLRHYQRLMAGLRGAIQQGTLSAFVDDFYAKLGLPVPPLEA, encoded by the coding sequence ATGCAGTTCGAGTTGCTTGCTACCGACGGCCGCGCCCGTCGCGGCCGGCTGACCTTTCCGCGCGGCGTGGTGGAGACCCCGGCGTTCATGCCGGTGGGCACCTACGGCACGGTCAAGGGCATGCTGCCTAGAGATGTCGAGGCGATCGGCGCGCAGATCATCCTTGGAAATACCTTTCACCTCTGGCTGCGGCCGGGGACCGAGGTGATTCGCGCACACGGTGATCTGCACGATTTCATGCAGTGGAAAGGTCCGATCCTGACCGACTCCGGAGGTTTTCAGGTGTTCAGCCTGGGCGCGATGCGCAAGATCAAGGAAGAGGGCGTGTACTTTTCGTCGCCGGTGGACGGCGCCAAGGTGTTCATGGGGCCGGAAGAATCGATGCAGGTCCAGCGTGATCTCGGCTCGGACATCGTGATGATCTTCGACGAATGCACACCCTATCCCGCCGATGAAGACACTGCCCGCCGATCGATGGAGCTGTCATTGCGCTGGGCCCGTCGCTCGAAGGTGGCCCATGGAGACAATCCGTCGGCGCTGTTCGGTATCGTCCAGGGCGGTATGCATCGGGATCTGCGGTTGCGATCGCTGGAAGGGCTGAACGAGATCGGCTTCGATGGGCTGGCCATTGGCGGGTTGTCGGTCGGCGAGCCGAAGGAGGAGATGATCCGGGTTCTGGATTTTCTGCCCCCGCATATGCCGGCAGACAAGCCGCGCTACCTGATGGGCGTTGGCAAGCCCGAGGATCTGGTTGAAGGCGTGCGACGCGGCGTCGACATGTTCGACTGCGTCATGCCCACCCGCAATGCGCGCAACGGCCATCTGTTCACCGATGCGGGCGTGGTCAAGATTCGCAACGCGACTCACCGTCACGACACCTCGCCGCTGGATTCCAGTTGCGACTGCTACACCTGCCAGAACTTCTCCCGAGGCTATCTGCACCATCTGGACAAGTGCGGCGAGATGCTCGGCAGCATGCTCAATACCATACATAATTTGCGACATTATCAGCGCCTGATGGCCGGTTTGCGCGGTGCCATTCAACAGGGTACATTGAGCGCCTTTGTGGATGACTTCTACGCAAAACTCGGCCTGCCGGTCCCACCGCTCGAGGCTTGA
- the yajC gene encoding preprotein translocase subunit YajC, whose protein sequence is MSFFIPAAVAQTAEGAAAPMGGGFEWIFLIGFLVIFYLMIWRPQAKRAKEHKNLIGGLSAGDEVVTGGGILGKVKKVTDEFVVLEVSDGQELKFQKGAIVASLPKGTLKAI, encoded by the coding sequence ATGAGCTTTTTCATCCCGGCCGCCGTGGCACAGACCGCCGAAGGTGCAGCTGCGCCCATGGGCGGTGGTTTCGAGTGGATTTTTCTGATCGGTTTTCTGGTCATCTTCTATCTGATGATCTGGCGTCCGCAGGCCAAGCGCGCCAAGGAACACAAGAACCTGATCGGCGGGCTGAGTGCTGGTGATGAGGTGGTAACCGGCGGCGGCATCCTTGGCAAGGTCAAGAAGGTCACCGACGAGTTCGTCGTGCTCGAAGTGTCCGACGGCCAGGAGCTGAAGTTCCAGAAGGGCGCCATCGTCGCCTCGTTGCCCAAGGGCACGCTGAAAGCGATCTGA
- the secD gene encoding protein translocase subunit SecD, with protein sequence MLNRYPLWKYLLIVVVLALGVIYALPNLYPDDPAIQISGASSTQVMDEADLQRASSALAGAGIEVKGTEVGNNGRSGLIRLTRQSQQLPAQDVIRRELGQDYVVAQNLAPTTPDWLRSIGAGPMKLGLDLSGGVHFLLEVDLERAISNRVNVYESELRSLLRGERVRYRSMPSQGNTLQFGFESEDELNQARRVISAQYNQFQLGEATREGLQILRLTLTDAEMAEIREYSVRQNLTTVRNRVNELGVAEPLVQRQGANRIVVELPGVQDTAEAKRILGKTANLEFRLAAEQNAPRATTESFEFRGGEGRPPADVERSIILTGDQVTDAQSNFDENGRPQVNIRLDGHGGELMTRATRNNIGRGMAVLFIEQRQISREVEQEVDGQMQIVEVPGFVEEKSIISLATIQSTLGNQFRITGLDSPAEASELALLLRAGGLAAPMYFVEERTIGPSLGAENIAKGVTATQVGFLLVLVFMLIVYKAFGVIAGIALSLNLVLLLALMSLLGATLTLPGIAGIVLTLGMAVDANVLIFSRVKEEIASGVSVQRALHEGFDKAFSAILDGNLTTLLVGVILFAMGSGPIKGFAVTLSLGIITSMFSAIMVSRAMVNLTVGGRDIKKLWL encoded by the coding sequence ATGCTCAATCGTTACCCCCTGTGGAAATACCTGCTGATCGTCGTTGTACTGGCGCTCGGTGTGATCTACGCACTCCCCAATTTGTATCCTGACGATCCGGCCATCCAGATTTCCGGAGCCAGCTCGACGCAGGTCATGGACGAGGCCGACCTGCAGCGCGCTAGCAGTGCGTTGGCTGGTGCCGGCATCGAGGTCAAGGGCACCGAAGTCGGTAACAACGGCCGCTCCGGCCTGATCCGATTGACGCGCCAGAGCCAGCAGCTTCCGGCGCAGGATGTCATCCGCCGTGAACTCGGGCAGGACTACGTCGTCGCACAGAACCTCGCGCCGACAACGCCTGACTGGCTGCGTAGCATCGGCGCCGGGCCCATGAAGCTCGGTCTTGACCTCTCCGGCGGCGTACATTTTCTGCTCGAGGTGGACCTTGAGCGAGCGATCAGCAATCGCGTCAACGTCTATGAAAGCGAATTGCGCAGCCTGCTGCGGGGCGAGCGGGTGCGTTATCGCAGCATGCCCAGTCAGGGCAACACGCTGCAGTTCGGTTTCGAGTCGGAAGACGAGCTGAATCAGGCGCGTCGTGTCATCAGCGCCCAGTACAATCAGTTCCAGCTTGGCGAAGCCACCCGCGAAGGTCTGCAGATCCTCCGTCTCACCCTGACCGACGCCGAGATGGCTGAAATCCGGGAGTACTCGGTCCGGCAGAACCTGACTACGGTGCGCAACCGGGTCAACGAGTTGGGCGTTGCCGAGCCGCTGGTTCAGCGCCAGGGTGCCAACCGCATCGTGGTGGAGTTGCCTGGCGTGCAGGACACCGCCGAAGCCAAGCGTATCCTCGGCAAAACCGCAAACCTCGAGTTCCGGCTGGCTGCCGAGCAGAACGCGCCGCGTGCCACTACCGAGAGTTTCGAGTTTCGCGGCGGCGAAGGCCGCCCGCCGGCTGACGTCGAACGCAGTATCATTCTGACCGGTGATCAGGTCACCGATGCGCAATCCAACTTCGACGAGAACGGTCGTCCGCAGGTGAACATTCGCCTGGACGGGCACGGCGGCGAATTGATGACCCGTGCTACGCGGAACAACATTGGGCGTGGCATGGCGGTACTGTTCATCGAGCAGCGCCAGATCAGTCGTGAGGTCGAGCAGGAAGTCGATGGTCAGATGCAGATCGTCGAAGTCCCTGGTTTCGTCGAAGAGAAGTCGATCATCAGCCTCGCCACCATCCAGAGCACCCTGGGCAACCAGTTTCGCATTACCGGCCTGGATTCTCCGGCCGAAGCATCCGAGCTGGCGCTGCTCCTGCGCGCCGGTGGCCTCGCGGCGCCGATGTATTTCGTAGAAGAGCGCACCATCGGTCCGAGCCTCGGCGCGGAAAACATCGCCAAAGGCGTAACGGCCACGCAGGTCGGCTTCCTGCTGGTGCTGGTGTTCATGCTGATCGTGTACAAGGCATTCGGCGTGATCGCCGGTATCGCACTGTCGTTGAACCTGGTGCTGCTGCTGGCGCTGATGTCCCTGCTGGGCGCAACTCTGACGCTGCCGGGTATCGCCGGTATCGTTCTGACCCTGGGCATGGCAGTGGATGCGAACGTGCTGATCTTCTCCCGCGTAAAGGAAGAAATCGCGTCAGGGGTGTCGGTGCAACGGGCCCTTCATGAAGGCTTCGACAAGGCGTTTTCAGCGATTCTCGACGGTAACCTGACAACCTTGCTGGTGGGGGTGATCCTCTTCGCAATGGGTTCGGGTCCGATCAAGGGCTTCGCCGTAACCCTGTCGCTGGGGATCATTACGTCAATGTTCAGCGCCATCATGGTCTCCCGGGCCATGGTGAACCTCACCGTCGGTGGGCGCGATATCAAGAAGCTGTGGCTGTGA
- the secF gene encoding protein translocase subunit SecF — protein MIVKNTINFMGLRKFFYAVAVVLFIGSIVSLAIKQLNLGLDFTGGALVELNYEEAADLESIRQTLQQAGWDDAVVQNFGASTDVLIRLASDDPDLGSEIARLIQREDAGEVTVKRVEFIGPQVGEELRDQGGLGLLLAMGGILLYVSLRFQMKFAVAAIVALVHDVIFTLGFFAFFGLSFDLTVLAALLAVIGYSLNDTIVVFDRVRENLRVMRKTDLVEIINVSTTQTLGRTLATSLSTVLVLLALFWFGGENIHGFATALLIGVGIGTYSSIYVANGLLVTMKLTREDLIPPQVEEAVDERP, from the coding sequence ATGATCGTCAAGAACACCATCAATTTCATGGGGCTGCGCAAGTTCTTCTACGCAGTCGCCGTGGTGCTTTTCATTGGCTCCATCGTCAGTCTGGCGATCAAGCAACTCAATCTGGGTCTGGATTTCACTGGCGGCGCGCTGGTCGAGCTCAACTATGAGGAAGCCGCCGATCTGGAGTCTATTCGTCAGACCTTGCAGCAAGCCGGCTGGGACGACGCGGTGGTGCAGAACTTTGGTGCGTCGACCGACGTGCTGATTCGTCTGGCCAGCGACGACCCCGACCTCGGCAGCGAGATCGCTCGCCTGATCCAGCGTGAAGACGCCGGGGAGGTCACGGTCAAGCGGGTCGAGTTCATCGGGCCGCAGGTCGGCGAAGAGTTGCGTGATCAGGGTGGTCTGGGGCTGCTGCTGGCGATGGGCGGGATCCTGCTCTACGTCTCGCTGCGGTTCCAGATGAAATTCGCCGTCGCCGCCATCGTGGCGCTGGTGCACGACGTGATCTTCACGCTTGGATTCTTTGCGTTCTTTGGCCTGTCGTTCGATCTGACCGTGCTGGCAGCGCTGCTGGCGGTGATCGGTTACTCGCTGAACGACACCATTGTGGTGTTCGACCGGGTGAGGGAGAACCTGCGCGTCATGCGCAAGACCGATCTGGTCGAAATCATCAACGTGTCGACCACGCAGACACTCGGCCGGACCTTGGCAACATCATTGTCCACGGTGCTGGTGCTGCTTGCGCTGTTCTGGTTCGGCGGCGAGAACATCCACGGCTTTGCCACCGCGCTGCTGATCGGCGTCGGTATCGGCACCTATTCGTCGATCTACGTGGCGAACGGCCTGCTCGTGACCATGAAGCTCACTCGCGAGGATCTGATTCCGCCGCAGGTGGAGGAAGCGGTGGACGAGCGGCCGTAA